Below is a window of Halomicrobium mukohataei DSM 12286 DNA.
GGACGGTGACGAGTCGCTGCACGTCGCGGCCGCTCTCCAGGGCGCGATACAGCGCCCACGCCGAGTCTTTGCCACCCGAGAACAGACTCACCCACGCGTCGGTCATACCCGCCCTTGCCCGCGGCCGAATAAAGCGATGTGGATTCCCGCAGGAACGCATTTCCCGTCGGCGTGTGAACCGCGAGACATGTACGACCGAATCCTGTTGCCGATCGACGGCAGCGACGGGGCGAGGCGGACGATCGATCACGTCGCCGACATCGCGGCCGACCAGGACGCGTCGGTGACCGCGCTGTTCGTCGCGGACACGACGCTGGACTCGGTGACCCGCATCGAGGGCGACATCGTCGAATCGCTGGTCGAGACCGGCGAAGAGATCGTCGGCGAAGCGGGCACCGTCCTGGCGAGCAGCGGTGTCGACTACGAGACGGATGTCGTCTCCGGCGGCCCCGCACGGACCGTCGTCGACTACGCCGACCGGTACGGCTTCGACCTGATCGCGATGCCGACACACGGGCGGACGGGGATCTCACGGCGGCTGCTTGGCAGCGTCACCGAGACGGTGATCCGGCTGTCCCAGATCCCGGTGTTGACGATCCGTCTGGCAGACGAGACCAGAACGACGTTCCCCTACGAACGGCTCTTGGTGCCGAC
It encodes the following:
- a CDS encoding universal stress protein yields the protein MYDRILLPIDGSDGARRTIDHVADIAADQDASVTALFVADTTLDSVTRIEGDIVESLVETGEEIVGEAGTVLASSGVDYETDVVSGGPARTVVDYADRYGFDLIAMPTHGRTGISRRLLGSVTETVIRLSQIPVLTIRLADETRTTFPYERLLVPTDGSPAATAAVEHGLDLAAALDGTPHALSVAESGSVLGLGGDGSNPQSAAETAVENVEPMASERDIGTLVTAVEHGSPHEAITAYVDANDIDAIVMGTTGTRGIGEMLLGTVAELVVRTAPVPVITVTAEE